In the genome of Ptychodera flava strain L36383 chromosome 13, AS_Pfla_20210202, whole genome shotgun sequence, one region contains:
- the LOC139148264 gene encoding uncharacterized protein: MMNNRPSTSLSGLAGPSSHKHRSRPLPESQKVQKEMHCATGSSMSPTFPDIGPTHKRIRQDMTAVASSQSSGPTIPTMISIQNSLKSMNKKMEEQGKKIDVMIREQSEMKKMIGALRSTISKLNKRHIRDFKISKGTPEYNAIVPSLAKLYLTTPSRTVPRQKILDMLQDAVPDLTSTMAILQKLISFCKIKIGEWRQEEARKILCVEETKQKYKKMTTEELTADLCSNKMAVPTTRIQTCVALLRKFQREEAPDRKGFWSAFQTWYEAVAGNLIYK, translated from the exons ATGATGAATAACCGACCGTCTACAAGTTTATCAGGACTGGCAGGGCCTAGTAGCCACAAACATCGGTCACGACCTCTGCCGGAAAGTCAAAAGGTTCAGAAAGAAATGCATTGCGCAACAGGTAGCAGCATGAGTCCAACTTTTCCCGACATTGGGCCTACACATAAAAGGatacgacaag ACATGACAGCAGTTGCCTCCAGTCAGAGTTCAGGTCCTACCATACCCACAATGATATCAATCCAAAATAGTTTAAAATCAATGAACAAGAAAATGGAAGAacaagggaaaaaaattgatgtgatgATACGGGAACAGAGTGAGATGAAGAAAATGATTGGAGCACTGCGGTCAACTATAAGCAAACTAAACAAGAGACACATACGGGATTTCAAAATAAGTAAAGGAACACCAGAATAT AATGCCATTGTCCCATCACTTGCAAAACTATACTTGACAACACCTTCCAGGACTGTGCCAAGGCAAAAGATATTG GATATGCTGCAGGATGCAGTACCAGATCTTACAAGTACAATGGCTATTCTACAAAAattaatatcattttgtaaaataaagaTTGGTGAATGGAGGCAAGAGGAAGCAAGGAAG atTCTATGTGtagaagaaacaaaacaaaaatacaagaaGATGACAACCGAAGAATTAACAGCCGACTTATGTAGCAATAAGATGGCTGTACCAACTACCAGGATACAAACTTGCGTTGCATTACTG AGGAAATTTCAAAGAGAAGAGGCACCAGACAGGAAAGGATTCTGGTCtgcttttcaaacttggtacgaAGCTGTTGCAGGAAACTTGATCTACAAGTAG